Genomic window (Candidatus Deferrimicrobiaceae bacterium):
GTTGGTTACCCTCCGCGGCGGATTCGTCCGGGAGCACCGGGAGGAGATCCGGAATCTTGTCCGCAACGAGGAAAAACGGGCGATGGGCTTCAATCCCCTTTTCCGAATCATCGAATGGAAGGAGCACGAGGACGGGTTCGAGCTGTTGACGACGGCGGAGAAGCTTGCGCAGCGGATCGGAAGGGAAGTCCGGAAGGCGTGCAGCGGAAAGCTTACCTATAAATGGTCCGAGGATTCGAAACTGCTGCGGGTGAACTGGGTGCGAGAGGTGTGAGGGCGGTCTCCATTCGGAGGGCCGGGCCCCCCGAGTCGCTCGAATGCGGGGATATGCCCTTGCGCGAGGCGGGGGACGGGGAGGTCCGGATCCGCGTTCACCGGGCCGGGGTGAATTTCGCCGACGTTCTCGCCCGGCAGGGGATTTACCCCGACGCCCCGAAACCGCCCTTCGTCCCCGGGTACGAGGTTTCCGGGGTGGTGGAATCGGCGGG
Coding sequences:
- a CDS encoding BCAM0308 family protein, which translates into the protein MARFMYSPAHKKNVTRETDPYLPKKTAPSLSICPECRAICRNKRWYLDEREYALLTRKKGAVTVRRRCPACRKIADGFPSGLVTLRGGFVREHREEIRNLVRNEEKRAMGFNPLFRIIEWKEHEDGFELLTTAEKLAQRIGREVRKACSGKLTYKWSEDSKLLRVNWVREV